In one window of Festucalex cinctus isolate MCC-2025b chromosome 14, RoL_Fcin_1.0, whole genome shotgun sequence DNA:
- the slx4ip gene encoding protein SLX4IP isoform X2, whose protein sequence is MAPLKFAIKCGNFAVLVDLHVLPLGSQEDASWFTPSHIEEVTTLIRDAVDQRVKQYAESFQKGRQPKTKKELAPASAFIAKGKNFNLVANFLKRHFNLRCIVKQHYGELHVFPERYVVCVSLPEDAAVHYTKPSSTATELSEQSRSEYFSREGEIQESFNCAAKIKKTVLQKIAQKSHVQQEHRDPIVGEQQIAQPVCIESGKCDPNLASVSFCRREISPGSRRSKRTKPSDSEDPRPLKAKRTGADRPPAATQTGSSERLTQISQHDPLPPDAGSKAFPLPDDTKTTVEVELLTPGKRDQRLPLASNNTAQTKQNRPAASRRGLSVKIASSGASISSRSAGGEEGSENVPRISRLRRLKRS, encoded by the exons TGTGGGAACTTTGCCGTACTGGTGGATCTCCACGTCCTGCCCCTGGGCAGCCAGGAGGACGCCAGCTGGTTTACTCCAAGCCACATTGAG GAAGTTACAACTCTGATTCGTGATGCAGTGGATCAACGCGTTAAGCAGTACGCAGAGTCCTTTCAAAAAGGAAGACAGCCAAAAACCAAAAAGGAGCTCGCACCTGCTTCAGCTTTTATTGCAAAAG GTAAAAATTTCAACCTAGTCGCCAATTTTCTGAAGCGCCACTTCAACCTTCGCTGTATTGTCAAGCAGCACTATGGTG AATTGCATGTGTTTCCTGAGCGCTACGTCGTGTGTGTAAGCCTTCCAGAGGATGCCGCAGTGCACTATACAAAACCAAGCTCAACCGCA ACCGAGCTGAGCGAACAAAGCCgatctgaatatttttccagaGAGGGCGAAATCCAAGAGTCTTTCAACTGCGCCGCAAAAATAAAGAAGACTGTGCTTCAAAAGAT AGCCCAAAAATCTCATGTCCAGCAAGAGCACCGAGATCCCATTGTGGGGGAGCAGCAAATTGCGCAACCAGTCTGCATTGAAAGCGGCAAATGTGAT CCAAACTTGGCCTCAGTAAGTTTTTGCCGGCGCGAAATCAGTCCAGGAAGTAGGCGGAGCAAGAGGACTAAACCCAGCGATTCCGAAGACCCTCGCCCACTGAAGGCCAAGCGGACAGGAGCGGACCGACCTCCGGCCGCAACGCAAACTGGCTCCAGTGAGCGCCTCACGCAAATATCCCAACACGACCCTCTTCCTCCAGACGCGGGGTCCAAGGCTTTCCCGCTCCCCGACGACACGAAAACCACAGTGGAAGTGGAGCTGCTTACTCCAGGGAAACGGGACCAGAGGCTCCCCCTCGCAAGCAATAACACAGCGCAGACGAAGCAAAACAGGCCGGCCGCAAGTCGGAGGGGCCTATCTGTCAAGATTGCATCCTCGGGCGCCTCTATTAGTTCCAGATCCGCAGGCGGGGAGGAGGGAAGTGAAAATGTGCCCAGAATCTCCAGATTACGACGACTCAAGAGGTCCTGA
- the slx4ip gene encoding protein SLX4IP isoform X1, producing MAPLKFAIKCGNFAVLVDLHVLPLGSQEDASWFTPSHIEEVTTLIRDAVDQRVKQYAESFQKGRQPKTKKELAPASAFIAKGKNFNLVANFLKRHFNLRCIVKQHYGELHVFPERYVVCVSLPEDAAVHYTKPSSTATELSEQSRSEYFSREGEIQESFNCAAKIKKTVLQKIAQKSHVQQEHRDPIVGEQQIAQPVCIESGKCDVSDPHNFEQQVPCSNSGLRKTDHCSPNNTKPNLASVSFCRREISPGSRRSKRTKPSDSEDPRPLKAKRTGADRPPAATQTGSSERLTQISQHDPLPPDAGSKAFPLPDDTKTTVEVELLTPGKRDQRLPLASNNTAQTKQNRPAASRRGLSVKIASSGASISSRSAGGEEGSENVPRISRLRRLKRS from the exons TGTGGGAACTTTGCCGTACTGGTGGATCTCCACGTCCTGCCCCTGGGCAGCCAGGAGGACGCCAGCTGGTTTACTCCAAGCCACATTGAG GAAGTTACAACTCTGATTCGTGATGCAGTGGATCAACGCGTTAAGCAGTACGCAGAGTCCTTTCAAAAAGGAAGACAGCCAAAAACCAAAAAGGAGCTCGCACCTGCTTCAGCTTTTATTGCAAAAG GTAAAAATTTCAACCTAGTCGCCAATTTTCTGAAGCGCCACTTCAACCTTCGCTGTATTGTCAAGCAGCACTATGGTG AATTGCATGTGTTTCCTGAGCGCTACGTCGTGTGTGTAAGCCTTCCAGAGGATGCCGCAGTGCACTATACAAAACCAAGCTCAACCGCA ACCGAGCTGAGCGAACAAAGCCgatctgaatatttttccagaGAGGGCGAAATCCAAGAGTCTTTCAACTGCGCCGCAAAAATAAAGAAGACTGTGCTTCAAAAGAT AGCCCAAAAATCTCATGTCCAGCAAGAGCACCGAGATCCCATTGTGGGGGAGCAGCAAATTGCGCAACCAGTCTGCATTGAAAGCGGCAAATGTGATGTAAGTGACCCTCACAACTTCGAGCAACAGGTACCATGCTCCAATTCTGGCCTGCGGAAAACTGATCATTGTTCTCCAAACAACACAAAGCCAAACTTGGCCTCAGTAAGTTTTTGCCGGCGCGAAATCAGTCCAGGAAGTAGGCGGAGCAAGAGGACTAAACCCAGCGATTCCGAAGACCCTCGCCCACTGAAGGCCAAGCGGACAGGAGCGGACCGACCTCCGGCCGCAACGCAAACTGGCTCCAGTGAGCGCCTCACGCAAATATCCCAACACGACCCTCTTCCTCCAGACGCGGGGTCCAAGGCTTTCCCGCTCCCCGACGACACGAAAACCACAGTGGAAGTGGAGCTGCTTACTCCAGGGAAACGGGACCAGAGGCTCCCCCTCGCAAGCAATAACACAGCGCAGACGAAGCAAAACAGGCCGGCCGCAAGTCGGAGGGGCCTATCTGTCAAGATTGCATCCTCGGGCGCCTCTATTAGTTCCAGATCCGCAGGCGGGGAGGAGGGAAGTGAAAATGTGCCCAGAATCTCCAGATTACGACGACTCAAGAGGTCCTGA